From Jiangella mangrovi:
CGGCCAGCGCCGGCCCGGCACCCCAGTCGCGGGCCCGCTCGACGACGTCGTCCCAGCGCTGCACCCGCCGGGCGAGCGCATCGACGTCGACGAGCAGCAGCATCCGGTCGGCGCCGGTCAGGGTGGCGTGCAGGCAGGCGTGCACCAGGGAGTCGACGGGGTCGAGGGTCCAGGCCACCCCGAGCCCGACCGGCACCTGGACGCGCCGGGACAGCAGCTCGCGGGTGCCGATGGAGAACTCGACCCGCTCGGTCTTCATGTTGAGCATGGCCCAGTGCAGGTCGATGATCAGGCCGGCGGGCGTGCGCACGTGCATCTCGCCGGGCGTGGCGCGGTAGCGCAGCGCCTCGGGCGGGTCGACCACCTGCCAGCCGGCATCGAGCAGCCGGTCGACCCCGCGGCGCAGGTCGGCTGGGTCGAGCAGGATGTCGAGGTCCTGGTAGGTGCGGATGCCCGGCACCGGGTGCGCCGTCTCGGACAGCACCGGCCCCTTGAACGCGACCCACGAGAGATCGTCGAACAGCTCGCCGAGGGCGCCGAGCGTCGCCACCGCCCGCAGGTGGTGGGCCATGGCCGCGTTGCGGTCGGGGCGCAGCGCCTCGGCCAACGGCAGGCCGGCCCGGCGCAGGACCACGTGCGCGAGCGGCGCCACGCGGTGCCGGCGGACCGCGGCGACGAACCCGGCCTCGGCCTCGGGCGACGCGCCGACCCGCGGCGTCTCGCTCCGGGAGACGGCGAGCACGGCGGCGGCCGCGCCGCGCGCACTACTCCCCACCGGCCACACCCCCCAAAGACGACCCGGACGGCAACAGTACCGTCCGGGTCGTCATGGAGCATCCCGAACTACAGCGGTTCGCCGGTCTCGTGCCAGACGTTCCCGGACAGCGTCACACCGACGATGTTCGTGAGCGGGCCGTAGAAGCCGGACTTGTCGAAGATGGCCGTGCTGAAGCGGTTGTTGACGATGCGGACGTTGGTCCAGTTCTCGGAGCCGCCGCCCTCGTAGGCGCCGCCGTAGACCGCGTACCCGCCGCCGGAGACGATGTTGTCCTCGATCAGCAGGTTGGAGCCGTGCGACGTGCCGATCATGATGGCGGCGTTGCCGACCTCGGCGTCCATCTCGAGCACGTTGTGCCGGATGGTGATGTTGCTGCCGCCGGTCGACTGGATGGCGTCCTGGTGCGCACCCTGGTCGGCGTACTCACCGTGGTCGTGGATCCAGCTGTCCTCGATGAGAACGTCGCCGTTGGCCCGCGGCCCGTCGCCGAAGCCGTAGATGTTGGCCCGTCGCAGCGTGTACCGGGCATAGCCGATGGCCTCGATGCCGTCGGGGTTGCCGCGCCCGTCGAGCTCGACGTCCTCGATGACCAGCCCGTGGTTCTCGGGGTTGAAGAAGATCGCCATGCCCCGCGGCTGACGGACGCGCACGTTGCTGATGGTCACGTTGTCGGCGTTGACGACGATGGACCCGGTGATGTCGAGATCCTTCAGTACGGCGCCGTCCTCGTTGACCGTGACGGATCCCGAGGGCTTCAGCGTGCTGCCGGGCTTGATGCCGGTGTTGGAGGCGTTGGGGTAGTCGCCGTTGGACGGCCCGTCGTCCTCCGGCGGCGCCGGCGGCTCCTCGGTCTCGGTGGGCTCCGGGTCCGGCGTCTCGGTCGGCTCCGGGTCCGGCGTCTCGGTGGGCGTCGGAGTAGGAGTCGGCGTGGGGGTCGGGGTGGGCGTCGGAGTCGGTGTCGGCTCCTCCGGGTCCGGGTCGGATCCCGTGACGCGGATGACCTCGATGGCCGAGATCATCGGGTCCTCGACGACGGCGTCGAAGCCGACGTCGAGTGTGCCGTCCTCGACGTCGACCGTGAACGAGCGGGTGTAGGCCCGGCCGGTGCCGGCCTCGGCCTGCACGTCGAGGTCGGACAGCAGGGTGTCGCCCTCGGCGCTGACGTCGAACACGCGCTTGCCCGGCGCCGTGAAGATGGTCTCGGCGAAGTGCAGCACCAGGTTGTAGGTGCCGTTCTCGGGCACCGGAAGCGCGTAGCCCGACATGCCCCAGCGGTGCCGGCCGTAGAGGCGGTCGGCGTCGGTGCCGGCGACGTGCTCGGAGACCTGCCCGCTGGTGTGGCCGCCGTCGAAGTACCGGTCGGACGACCACTTGCTGCCGTCGGGCGCGGTGTAGCCGCTGCCGGCCGCGGAGATGCGGTAGACGACGTCGCCGTTGGGCGTGGGCGTGCCGGGACTGGCGTCGCCGGTGCAGCTGGACACGCGGTCGACGCTGATGGCGGAGATCATGGGGTCTTCGACGATCTTCGTGAAGCCGATGTCGAGCAGGCCGTCGCTGACCTCGAGCACGCGGTCGAGCTCGAGCGGGCGCATGGGGCCGACGGCGTCGACGACGTCGAGCTCGCGGGCCAGCGGCTTCCCCTCGAGGGAGACGCCGAACACCCGCTGCCCCGGCTCGTCGAAGATGACCTCGGCGAAGTGCAGCTCGACGCGGTAGCGCGCGGGGCAGGGCACCTTCACCTCGTAGTCGGACATGCCCCAGCGGTGCGAGGAGTAGAGGAGGCGGTCCGCGGTGTCGCGGACCGGGACGACCCCGCCCAGGTGGGTGCTGCCACCGACGTACCCGGCGTCCGGGGACCACGTCGCGCCCGAGGAGTCGACCCACGGTGTCGCCGCGGTGGCGCGGATGCGCGCCACCGGCTCGGCGGAGAAGGTGTCGTCGGGAGAGGGCGCGGCCGAGCCGATGATGGTGGCCGACGCCAGAAGTACGGTGGACAGGAGGACGGTTCGAACCGATCGCGCGGAGTACCGCTTCTCGGAGGCACCATTCCGCGCCTTGTATCGGCCGTTCGCACTCATGTATCAGCCTTCCGCTGGACACCAGGGATGGTTCGCAATCGCCCGCAAGTCAGCACCTCTGAGGTCTTCTCAGGCGGCCGGGCCGGCCAAGCCCGGGCTGCGACCAGGGCTTATCCTACCCACGGAAGTAGACACGACACCGATAAGGCAAAAAACACCGCGATATGGGCACAGTCTGGCAACTTGTGCCGAGGGGGGAAGCCGGTGGATTCGCCAGAGCGCGACGCTGACCAGGATCGATCGAAGCCTCGTACCTTGCGCCGATGGCCATGGTTCGCCATTGCCGCCATCCTGTTGGCAACTCTCGAAGCGGTACTCTTCGTCATCCCGCCGACCGATGAACCGACTCCCGCGGACGCCATCGTGATGTTCGACGGACCCGGCGATCGAATTGATCGTGCATGGGAGTTGGCCGATATGGGATATGCGTCGTATGTGGTCGTCTCGATCGATGACACCTCCAAATGCACCCCCGAGCGACCGGATATCGAACAGATCTGTGTCACCCCCGATCCGCCCACCACTCGGGGCGAGGCGCGGGCCTTCGCCGACCTCGCTCGGGAGCGCGGCTGGGACCATCTGATCGCCGTCTCTACGGCCAGTCAGAGCGTCCGGGCGCGGCTCCGGCTCAGCCGCTGCTACGACGGTGAGGTCCAGTACGTGACGGCGCCGGAGTCGTTCCTCGACCGGGTCTACCGCGTCATCTATGAGAACGGCGCCCTGCCCAAGGCGCTGATCGTCCAGCGCGACTGCTGAGGCGTCGCCGGCGGACCGTCAGCTGCGGGCGCGGCGGCCGCCACGCCGCACGCGCGCCGTCGCCTCCCGGCCCCGGGCCGCGGCCAGCTGCACGGTCGCGCCCTCGGTGAAGAAGGCCAGGGCGACGGTGCCGGTCAGCCCGACGGCGACGATCAGCCCGACGGTCAGGGTCCGGCCGACGTAGTCGGACTCGGCGGCGAGGGTGGGCTCGCTGATGACCTGCGTCCGCAGCCAGGTCTGCTCCGGCGCGCCGACGGCGGACTGCATGGCCTCGAGGTCGGTGCGGAACGCGTCGATGACGTTCTGCGCCGTGGCCACCGCGGCCTCGGCGGAGCCGGCCCGCGCGTAGACGTCGATGACCGGCAGCTGCAACGGCGAGGGGTCGAAGCCGACGGAGTACGTGGCGCCGTCCTCGGCGAGTGTCGCGCGCCGGCCGTCGGTCCCGAGCGCGTCCATGACGAGCTTCGCCGGTGCCCGCTCGCTGCCCAGCTGCAGATAGCTGTTCTGGGCGAGGATCTCGTCGGTGACCTCGATGTTCGGCTTGATCACCAGCACCGAGCCGTACGCGCTCATCCGCTGGTCGGACTCGGAGTAGGCCGAGACGGCGAGCACACCGACCAGCGCGAGCGCGGGAAGGGTGATGTACCAGCGACGCACGAGGATGAGAAGAGCGGACAGCACGTCCACCGGCGAAGTCTATCCGGCCGCGGGCAGCCCGGCGGCAGCGGCGAACTGCGCCGCACGCACCGACCAGTCGCACGTGGCGGCGACCGCGCGCCGGGCGGCCCGCTCCGAGGGCGAGGGCGTCGCCTCCGCCGCGGCAGCCGTCGCGGCAGCGAACCCGGCCGCGTCCGGCGCCGCGACCACGTGCTCGGCGAGCACCGACGCGCCGACCGGCAGCTGGCTGGCCACCACCGGCAGCCCGGCCGCGAGGTACTCGTAGGCCTTGAGCGGCGAGCTGGCGGAGTTGAAGTCGGACCGGACGTACGGCAGCAGGCCCACGCGGGCGCGGCTGTAGTAGCGCGGCAGCTCCTCGTACGGCACCGGCCCGGTCCAGACGACGTTCGGCAGCGCCGTCAGTGCGCGGAACCGCTCGGCCTGCCACTCCGGGTCGACCGGACCCACGAGCACGAGCGGCACGCCCGACGCGGCGACCCGCTCGAACATCTCGATGTCGAGGCGCGAGGTGATGTTGCCGACGTACAGGGCGTGGCCCCCGTCCGGCAGCCCCGGCGCCGGCTCCGCGTCCTCGCAGCCGGCGAAGGCGCGGGTGTCGCAGCCGTTCTCGACCACGTGCGGCTCGGCGCCCAGTGACCGCCAGCGCTCCGCGAGCACGGACGAGACCACGACGACGACGTCGGCGCGCGCCAACTGCCGCCGCTCGCGCTCGGCCAGCCACGTGGCATCGCGGTTCATCAGGCGGGCGCCGGCCACGAAGTCGTCGGTGCCGAACAGGACGGCGGTGCCCGACGGGACGGCGTCCAGCAGCGGCTCCAGCGACGCCACGACGACGGCGTCGGCCCGCCCGCCGAGCGGCCGGACCGCACGCGCGATCGCGCGCCGGTGCAGGACGTGGGTGAGCGCTCGGACACCGGGCCTGGTCTGCAGCGGCGGGCCGACCGGAGACACCCGGGTGAGGGACGGGCCTACGCGCGTCACCGTCGCCCCCGGCCGCGTCCTGGCCCGCACGAGGGTGGTCAGCGACACCGGCGGGTCGACGTACACGACGTGGCACCACTCGCTCAGTGCGCCCGCCAGCTGCTGGTCGGTGCCGCGCAGTGCGTCCCAGGCGGTGCCGCCCGCGTACACGACGACCGGCGGCTCGGTGTGCGGCGGCAGGGGCACGCGCTGCATGATAGTCAAGGTACGGATGGCCACCGCACAGGTGGACGCTCGCGAGGGGGGCGGGGACGTGACGACCAACGTCGTCGCACACGAGGCCGAGCAGGCCGCCGTCGAACGGCGCCCTCCCTACCTCGTCGGCCTGCTCGTGTTCCTGATCCTCGTCATGCCGTCGATGCTGGTCTTCAAGCCGCTGGGCTCCAGCGCCACGCCCGCGACCATCGCCGGCATGGGGCTGTTCGTGCTGTGGTGCGCCTGGCGGGCCATCGGCGAACCGGCACTGCCCGGCCGGTCCACCCCCGTGCACTGGGCGCTGCTGGCCTTCGGCGCCGCCATCCTGCTCAGCTACGCGATCATGCACACCCAGGCCGAGCGGCTGCCGCTCGAGATCCGCAGCGCCGACCGCGGCCTCATGCTCCTCGTCGGCTGGTGCGGCATCGCCCTGTACTGCGCCGACCGGTTGCGCACCTGGCGCGACGTGTCGTTCGTGGTGCGGGCCGTCGTCCTGGCCGGCGCCTGCGTCGCCACCATCGGCCTGCTGCAGTACTTCGCCGGCTTCGACCTCTCCCAGTTCCTGCAGTTCCCCGGCCTGTCCACCCGCAGCGACCTCGGCTACATCGGCGACCGGTCCGGGCTGCGGCGGGTGGCCGGGCCGATGATCCACCCCATCGAGTACGGCGTGTGCCTGGCCGCGGTCTTCCCGCTGGCGCTCGTCAGCGCGATGAGCCGGGGCCCAAAGCTGGACTGGGTGCTGCTCGGCCTGATCGTGTTCGCGCTGCCGACCGCCATCTCGCGGTCGACCATGGTCGCCATCGCCGTCGGCGCGCTGATCGTCGGGCTGTCGTGGAGCTGGCGGCGCCGGATGATCGCGCTCGCCGCCACGCCGTTCATCCTGGTGGGCCTGCGGCTGGTGCTGCCCGGCGCGCTCGGCACGATCCTCGCGCTGTTCGAGAACATCGGCAACGACCCCAGCATCTCCGGGCGCACCGAGGACTACGCGGCGGCGGACAAGTTCATCACCAGCTCGCCGTGGTTCGGCCGCGGTTTCGCCACGTTCACGCCCGAGCTCTACCGGCTGCTGGACAACCAGTACCTGGGCATGCTCATCGAGGTCGGGTTCATCGGCCTGGTCGCGCTGGTCGCGCTGCTGGTCACCGCGCTGTTCCTCGGCCGCGGCGCCGCACTGCGATGCGGCGCCACGACGCCCGAGGGGCAGCTGAGCATCGGGGTGTCGGCGGCCGTCGCCGTCTTCGCGGTCAGCTTCGGCACCTTCGACGGCCTGGGGTTCGCCGCAGCCGCGAACGCGTTGTTCCTGTTCATCGGCCTGTCCGCCGCGGTCTGGCGCATCGCGGTCGCCGAGCACGGCTTCACCGCGGTCGCGCCGTTCTACGAGCGGCTGGTCGCCCGAGCGCCGCAGACGGCGCGTCACTCCGCCGGCCGGCGGCGGCCACCGAGCAAGCCGCGATGACGACTCGGCCGGCCCGGAACCCGCCACGGCCTAGACTCGTTACGCTGGACTAGAGTTCGCTCGTCATCCGTGTGGGGCCGAGAAGGGTTGAGGATGGACCTGTGGGAGGCGTTGCGGGTACTCGCACGCCGGTGGGTCGTCGTGGTGCCTCTTCTCGTTCTGACGGCGTTCGGGGCGTTCAACCTCTACTCGACCACTGAGCCCGAGTACACCGTCACCGGCAGCCTGCTGCTGCGCGGGCCGAGCGTCAGCCAGGACGAGGAGACGGGGCAGCGCAACCCGTACCTCGACTACGGCAACATGGCCGTGCCGGCCCGTGTCGTCACCGACATCGCGCTCACGCCGAGCACGTACCACGAGCTGACCCGCGACACCGGCACCACGTTCGAGATCGGCCTCGACACCACCACCAGCGCCCCGCTGGTCATGCTGACCGTCAACGGCCCCACGCCCGACGCCGTCGTGGCCGGCGCGCAGAACGTCGTCGACTTCTTCAACACCACGCTCCAGCAGCGCCAGCTCGACGCCGGGGCGCCCGAGAACACGCTCATCACCAGCGAGATCGTGCAGCCGGCCACCGACGTCCTGCAAGAGAACGCCAGCCGCATCCGCATGCTGGTCGGCGTCACCGGCGTCGGTGTGCTGTTCTCGGTGGGCATGGCCTTCCTCGTCGAGGCCATCGTGCGGGCCCGTGCCCGGGGCAAGTCGAAGCGGCGGGCCAAGAACGGCAAGGCCGCCAAGACCACCGAGGAACCGGCCGAGACCACCCGCCCGGTCTCGCCCGCGCCGCCGGTCGTCGAGCCGCACCACTCCTCGGACAACCTGTTCCGTGCCATCGACGGCAACGGGCTCGGCCTGGGCGCAGGCTCCCGCGCATCGCGACGTGCCTCGAACGAGCCCCAGCGCGGGGACGAGTCCGAAATCTCGCACTAATCCCACTTCACCAGTACAGTGGTCCCACCATTGAGGGGTCCGACTGGGGGGTCGACTCGAACGCGGGGGGCGTGGGGTCAGGGTGGGGCACAACTTCTTGCGGCGCATTGCGCCGGTCATGGCAGGCGCGCTGATCGTCGCGACGCTGCCGGTTCAGACGGTCACGGCCGATCCGGCCGGGGTCAGCGACGGCTTCAACCGCGCCGACGGTCCGCTCGGCACGTCCGACAGCGGCCACGCGTGGACCGATCACCGCGGCAGCTCGACGGTCGCCGGCCAGTCGGCGGCACTCGGCATGGGCTACGCCCTGGCCGCGGTCACCGCTGACACCGCCGACGTCGAGGCGGCCGTCACGGTCTCCGTGCCGGCGCAGGAGCAGTGGCTGGTCGTGCGGCTGTCCGGCGGCGGCGACTACTGGCGCTTCGGCCGCGTCGTCGGCACCGGCAGCTACACGCTGCAGCTGATCCGCGGCGACCAGCTGGCCGACGGCGCCGTCCAGCACCACGCCACCGTCGCGCCCGCGCCCGGCGACCGGCTGAGCTGCTCGTCGAGCGCCGACGGGCTGCGCTGCAGCGTCAACGGCTCGGCGGTCGCGTCGACCACGCACACCTACAACGCCGCCGCGCGCGGCGTCGGCATCGCCGGCTGGAACAGCGCCAACGGCCGCTTCGACGACCTCGCGGTGGTCGCGCTCGAGCCCGAGGAGCCCGCCGAGGAGCCCCAGCAGGAGCCCGTGCCCGACGGTGCCCTGGTCTACGACGACTTCGGCGGCACCGGCGGACTCGCCGCCACCCGCACCGGGCAGCCGTGGGTCACCCACGCCGGCGCCTGGGGCGCGGCCAGCGGCCGTGCCTCACCGTCGCTGGGCTACGCGCTCGTCTCGGCCGACGCCGGCCGTCCCGACGTGGTCGCCCGCACGGTGCTGGCCACTCCCTCCGACGAGTTCTGGCTCGTCCTCCGCTTCCGCGACGCCGCCAACTACTGGCGCTTCGGCCGCTCCTTCGGCGGCACCTACACGCTGCAGCTGGTCGCGAACAACCAGCTCGCCTCTCCGGCGCTGGTCACCAGCGCGACGGTGAGCCCCGCGGCGGGCGACGTCCTCAGCTGCGCGAGCACCGCCTCCGCCGTCACCTGCTCGGTCAACGGCGTCGAGGTGGTGCGCTCCGCCGACACCCGTGAGGCCACCGCCACGCGCACCGGACTGGCCGCCTGGAACGGCACCGCGGCCGCCTTCGACGACTACCTCGTCACCGCCGCACCCGCGGCCGCCGCCCTCACCGCCGCCGTCGACGTCCAGGGCACGCCGGTCATCGGCGCGCCGGCCACGGTCGCGGTCGCCGTCGACAACGGCTCCGCCGCCACGGCCACCGGCGTCACCGCCGAGCTCGAACTGAGCGGCACGGCGCCCGTCAGCGGTCTCGCGAGCACGACGCCGGGCTGCACCGTCACGTCGGCCACGACGCTGAGCTGCGCGCTGGGTACCATCGCGGCCGGCGCCGACGCCGGGGCCGCGGCCACGTTCACCGCCAACGCCGCGGGCTCCGTCCGCGCCGACGTCACGGTCACCGCCACCGGACTCGCGCAGCCGGCCACCGCGTCGGACCAGGCCACGGCGCGCGCCGACCTCGGCGACCTGGTGGTCTTCGACGACTTCGAGCGCACCGGCTCGACCCCCGGCACCACCGTCACCGAGCACCCGTGGCAGCTGCTGGCCGGTTCGGCCGGCACCAGCAACGGCCGGCTCAGCCTGGGCGGCGGCTACACGCTGGCCACCGTCGACAGCGGGCTGGCCGAGTCGACCACGTCGGTCGCCGTGGCCCACCCCGACCACGAGTTCTGGATGGTCCTGCGGCTCTCCGACGGCGCCAACTACTGGCGCTTCGGCCGCGTGAACAACGGCGCCTACACGCTGCAGAAGGTGCAGTCCAACACGCTCGGCAACCCGGTTCTCGACGTGAGCCGGACGGTGAGCGCGCAGGCCGGCGACGTCGTGTCCTGCACGACCACCGCCAGTAGCATCGCCTGCTCGGTCGACGGCGAGCTGGTCGTCAGCACCGACGACACCTTCAACCACCAGGCCACGTCGCACGGCGTCGCCGGCTACCAGCCCGCGTCGCTGCGCTTCGACGACTTCGCCGTGGGCGAGGTCCCCACCTCGCCGGACCTCTCCGCGCGGGTGACGGCGCCGTCCAGCGGGCTGGTCGGCGCGACCGCCGAGGTCACTGCCACCGTCCGCAACAACGGCACCGCCACGGCCACCGGCGTCGAGCTGACCGGCACGACGGGTGCAGCCATCACCGCCGTCGACGACGGCGCCGCGACCTGCCAGGCCGACGGCGACGAGCTGACCTGCGACCTGCCCGACCTCGCGCCGGGTGCGACCGCGGCCGTCGAGCTCACGCTGGACCTGCCGGCTCAGCCCGACGACGTCGACATCGAGGTGACGGCCACGCTCTCCGGCGAGGACCGCACCCCGGCCGACAACACGCACAGCCGCACCATCAAGGTCCGCAACCCGGTCACGCCGGGCGCGGGCGGCGTGACCGACGCCTTCGAGCGGCCGGACCAGAGCGGCCTCGGCAGCACCGAGACCGGCGAGACCTGGCGCACCGTCACCGGTGCGGCCGCCGTCGACGACGGCCAGGCCCGTGCCGCGGGCGGCGCCTTCACCATGGCGGTCGTCGACACCGACTACGCGTTCGGCACCTTCGAGGTCACCTGGCCGGCGGTCACGGGCCAGTTCTGGACCGTCTTCCGGGTGGTCGACGAGAACAACTACTACCGCTTCGGCCCCGACCCCGGCGCCAGCGGCCACTACCGGGTGCAGAAGGTCGTCAACGGCCAGCCGCAGGGCCTGGCGTTCGGCCTGGTGCGCCGCCAGGTGCAGGCGTCGCCGGGCGACGTCGTCCGCATCGTGCAGCGCCCCGACGACAGCATCTTCATCTCGGTCAACGGCGACCACGTCATCGACGCCGGCGACCAGCACCTCATGCACGAGACGTCCTACGGCGTCGCCTTCGGCGGCACCGGGGTCCGCGCCGACGACCTCGTCATCTCCTCGGTCACCTCCACGTTCGACGTCGACGACGACTTCGACCGCCCCGACACCTCGGAGCCCGGGGTCCCGTCGTCCGGCGTGCGCTACCCGTGGCACCGCTGGCAGGGACACGAGTGGAGCATCGCAGACGGCGAGCTGTACAACTCCGCCGACGACTACGGTGTGCTCATGCTCGACACCAGCAGCGAGTCGGCCGACGTCGCGGTCACGGTGGCCGAGGCCGAGGGCGACTTCGGTGTCGTGCACCGGTTCTCCGAGAACGGCACGTTCCTGCGCTTCGGCCGGTTCGGCGGGGCGGGGTACACCGTCCAGCGGGTCACCGGCTACTTCTCGGCCGCCACCGCCGCGGGCCTGACGGCGCACGCCACCGTCGCGCCCGCCGACGACCAGCGGCTCGAGGTGCGGCAGGAGCTCGACGGCACCATCGAGTACTACGTCGACGACGTGCTGGTGTACTCCCTCGAGGACACCACGACCAACCTGCGCGGCGGCCACTACGGTCTGACCGCGTCCACCGACGACGCGCGGTTCGACGACTTCGCGGTCCGACCGAGAGAGCTCTGAGGCACCGGCTTCGATGACAACCACGCCACGGGTCTCCATCGGCGTGCCCGTCTACAACGGCGGGCGCTACCTGCAAGAGACCCTCGACTCGCTGACCGCGCTCACCGGGCCGGACCTCGAGATCGTGGTCTCCGACAACGGCTCCACCGACAGCACCGAGGAGCTGTGCCGGGCCGCGGCCGCCGCCGACGAGCGCATCCGCTACCACCGCAGCCCCGAGAACCGCGGCGCGGCCTGGAACTACAACCGCGTCCTCGAGCTGGCCACGGCGCCGCTGTTCAAGTGGGCCGCCGCCGATGATCTCTGCGAGCCGACGTTCGTCGCCCGCTGCGTCGAGCTGCTCGACGCTGCCGGGCCGGCGGCCGTCCTCGCCTACCCGCGCACGACGCTGATCGACGAGAGCTCCGCGGTCGCGGGCGAGCTGGACGACGACGACCTCGACCTGCGGGCGCGCCGGCCCAGCGACCGCATCGGGCAGCTGCTGCGGCACCGGGTCGAGTGGCACCCGGTGTTCGGGGTCGTCCGCACCGACGTGCTGCGCCGCACCCCCGGCATCGGCGCCTACCCGAGCGCCGACATCAGCCTGCTGGCCGAGCTGTCGCTGTACGGGCAGTTCCACCAGGTGCCGGAGCGGCTGTTCCTGCGCCGCTACCACGACGAGCGCAGCATCGCCGCCGGCCCGAGCTTCAAGGAGCAGGTGGCCTGGTACAACCCGAAGGCCCGCGCCAAGCTGGTGCTGCCACAGGTCAAGCTCACGAAGGAGCTGCTGGCGGGGGTGCGCCGGGTGCCGCTGCAGCCCGGCGAGAAGGCCCGGGCGGCCCGCATGGTGCTGCAGCGGTGGGCGCTGCCACACTGGCGGCACATCGGCGGCGAGCTGAAGCTGGCCGCGCGCGACCTCGCCCGCC
This genomic window contains:
- a CDS encoding nucleotidyltransferase family protein: MGSSARGAAAAVLAVSRSETPRVGASPEAEAGFVAAVRRHRVAPLAHVVLRRAGLPLAEALRPDRNAAMAHHLRAVATLGALGELFDDLSWVAFKGPVLSETAHPVPGIRTYQDLDILLDPADLRRGVDRLLDAGWQVVDPPEALRYRATPGEMHVRTPAGLIIDLHWAMLNMKTERVEFSIGTRELLSRRVQVPVGLGVAWTLDPVDSLVHACLHATLTGADRMLLLVDVDALARRVQRWDDVVERARDWGAGPALAVVLGRARRLLGTPVPREAEAELLSSAPYRLVLRATDRLSPVPALSREATLARIVARSARRTGGASLRELVSRFGHGVVDRVGPEQRPPGPTDTATRADLDVYLAGVETEAGRVTP
- a CDS encoding malectin domain-containing carbohydrate-binding protein, whose translation is MSANGRYKARNGASEKRYSARSVRTVLLSTVLLASATIIGSAAPSPDDTFSAEPVARIRATAATPWVDSSGATWSPDAGYVGGSTHLGGVVPVRDTADRLLYSSHRWGMSDYEVKVPCPARYRVELHFAEVIFDEPGQRVFGVSLEGKPLARELDVVDAVGPMRPLELDRVLEVSDGLLDIGFTKIVEDPMISAISVDRVSSCTGDASPGTPTPNGDVVYRISAAGSGYTAPDGSKWSSDRYFDGGHTSGQVSEHVAGTDADRLYGRHRWGMSGYALPVPENGTYNLVLHFAETIFTAPGKRVFDVSAEGDTLLSDLDVQAEAGTGRAYTRSFTVDVEDGTLDVGFDAVVEDPMISAIEVIRVTGSDPDPEEPTPTPTPTPTPTPTPTPTPTETPDPEPTETPDPEPTETEEPPAPPEDDGPSNGDYPNASNTGIKPGSTLKPSGSVTVNEDGAVLKDLDITGSIVVNADNVTISNVRVRQPRGMAIFFNPENHGLVIEDVELDGRGNPDGIEAIGYARYTLRRANIYGFGDGPRANGDVLIEDSWIHDHGEYADQGAHQDAIQSTGGSNITIRHNVLEMDAEVGNAAIMIGTSHGSNLLIEDNIVSGGGYAVYGGAYEGGGSENWTNVRIVNNRFSTAIFDKSGFYGPLTNIVGVTLSGNVWHETGEPL
- a CDS encoding YdcF family protein, which translates into the protein MDSPERDADQDRSKPRTLRRWPWFAIAAILLATLEAVLFVIPPTDEPTPADAIVMFDGPGDRIDRAWELADMGYASYVVVSIDDTSKCTPERPDIEQICVTPDPPTTRGEARAFADLARERGWDHLIAVSTASQSVRARLRLSRCYDGEVQYVTAPESFLDRVYRVIYENGALPKALIVQRDC
- a CDS encoding glycosyltransferase, giving the protein MQRVPLPPHTEPPVVVYAGGTAWDALRGTDQQLAGALSEWCHVVYVDPPVSLTTLVRARTRPGATVTRVGPSLTRVSPVGPPLQTRPGVRALTHVLHRRAIARAVRPLGGRADAVVVASLEPLLDAVPSGTAVLFGTDDFVAGARLMNRDATWLAERERRQLARADVVVVVSSVLAERWRSLGAEPHVVENGCDTRAFAGCEDAEPAPGLPDGGHALYVGNITSRLDIEMFERVAASGVPLVLVGPVDPEWQAERFRALTALPNVVWTGPVPYEELPRYYSRARVGLLPYVRSDFNSASSPLKAYEYLAAGLPVVASQLPVGASVLAEHVVAAPDAAGFAAATAAAAEATPSPSERAARRAVAATCDWSVRAAQFAAAAGLPAAG
- a CDS encoding O-antigen ligase family protein, whose product is MTTNVVAHEAEQAAVERRPPYLVGLLVFLILVMPSMLVFKPLGSSATPATIAGMGLFVLWCAWRAIGEPALPGRSTPVHWALLAFGAAILLSYAIMHTQAERLPLEIRSADRGLMLLVGWCGIALYCADRLRTWRDVSFVVRAVVLAGACVATIGLLQYFAGFDLSQFLQFPGLSTRSDLGYIGDRSGLRRVAGPMIHPIEYGVCLAAVFPLALVSAMSRGPKLDWVLLGLIVFALPTAISRSTMVAIAVGALIVGLSWSWRRRMIALAATPFILVGLRLVLPGALGTILALFENIGNDPSISGRTEDYAAADKFITSSPWFGRGFATFTPELYRLLDNQYLGMLIEVGFIGLVALVALLVTALFLGRGAALRCGATTPEGQLSIGVSAAVAVFAVSFGTFDGLGFAAAANALFLFIGLSAAVWRIAVAEHGFTAVAPFYERLVARAPQTARHSAGRRRPPSKPR
- a CDS encoding CARDB domain-containing protein gives rise to the protein MAGALIVATLPVQTVTADPAGVSDGFNRADGPLGTSDSGHAWTDHRGSSTVAGQSAALGMGYALAAVTADTADVEAAVTVSVPAQEQWLVVRLSGGGDYWRFGRVVGTGSYTLQLIRGDQLADGAVQHHATVAPAPGDRLSCSSSADGLRCSVNGSAVASTTHTYNAAARGVGIAGWNSANGRFDDLAVVALEPEEPAEEPQQEPVPDGALVYDDFGGTGGLAATRTGQPWVTHAGAWGAASGRASPSLGYALVSADAGRPDVVARTVLATPSDEFWLVLRFRDAANYWRFGRSFGGTYTLQLVANNQLASPALVTSATVSPAAGDVLSCASTASAVTCSVNGVEVVRSADTREATATRTGLAAWNGTAAAFDDYLVTAAPAAAALTAAVDVQGTPVIGAPATVAVAVDNGSAATATGVTAELELSGTAPVSGLASTTPGCTVTSATTLSCALGTIAAGADAGAAATFTANAAGSVRADVTVTATGLAQPATASDQATARADLGDLVVFDDFERTGSTPGTTVTEHPWQLLAGSAGTSNGRLSLGGGYTLATVDSGLAESTTSVAVAHPDHEFWMVLRLSDGANYWRFGRVNNGAYTLQKVQSNTLGNPVLDVSRTVSAQAGDVVSCTTTASSIACSVDGELVVSTDDTFNHQATSHGVAGYQPASLRFDDFAVGEVPTSPDLSARVTAPSSGLVGATAEVTATVRNNGTATATGVELTGTTGAAITAVDDGAATCQADGDELTCDLPDLAPGATAAVELTLDLPAQPDDVDIEVTATLSGEDRTPADNTHSRTIKVRNPVTPGAGGVTDAFERPDQSGLGSTETGETWRTVTGAAAVDDGQARAAGGAFTMAVVDTDYAFGTFEVTWPAVTGQFWTVFRVVDENNYYRFGPDPGASGHYRVQKVVNGQPQGLAFGLVRRQVQASPGDVVRIVQRPDDSIFISVNGDHVIDAGDQHLMHETSYGVAFGGTGVRADDLVISSVTSTFDVDDDFDRPDTSEPGVPSSGVRYPWHRWQGHEWSIADGELYNSADDYGVLMLDTSSESADVAVTVAEAEGDFGVVHRFSENGTFLRFGRFGGAGYTVQRVTGYFSAATAAGLTAHATVAPADDQRLEVRQELDGTIEYYVDDVLVYSLEDTTTNLRGGHYGLTASTDDARFDDFAVRPREL